A window of Caretta caretta isolate rCarCar2 chromosome 13, rCarCar1.hap1, whole genome shotgun sequence contains these coding sequences:
- the LOC142068758 gene encoding olfactory receptor 10A4-like, whose translation MTYSEREPDENQTVSEVFILVGFSYLTRLQILLFLVFLVIYLVTLVGNLLTILLIKLNPSLHTPMYFFLLNLSFLEICYTSSVVPQLLAHLLVEQKTLSIAGCAAQMYIFTIMGLTECCLLAAMAYDRYIAICNPLHYRTIMSGQVCAQLVGASWTIGILVEVAQTTWIFSLPFCGSNRIHHFFCDIPPVIKRACTDTSKNQIVVLALSVLFIMSPFLLIILSYICIISTILKLPSVEGRRKAFSTCSSHLMVVTLFYGTALFTYLRPKSISTPEGDQLISLMYTVVTPVLNPIIYTLRNKEVKGAFRKTIGKSISSHNQRN comes from the coding sequence ATGACATATTCTGAGAGAGAGCCTGATGAGAACCAGACCGTTTCTGAGGTGTTCATCTTGGTGGGGTTTTCGTACCTTACCAGACTCCAAATCCTTCTGTTTCTGGTGTTTCTGGTCATCTACCTGGTCACCCTGGTGGGGAACCTGCTCACTATCCTCCTTATAAAGCTAAACCCCTCACTTCATacccccatgtatttcttcctgctCAACTTGTCCTTCTTGGAAATCTGCTACACAAGCAGTGTGGTCCCTCAGCTGCTGGCTCACCTCCTGGTGGAGCAAAAGACCCTCTCCATTGCAGGCTGCGCTGCCCAGATGTACATCTTCACCATCATGGGCCTCACGGAATGCTGCCTTCTAGCAGCCATGGCGTATGATCGCTACATAGCTATATGCAACCCCCTGCACTACAGAACCATCATGAGTGGCCAGGTGTGCGCACAGCTTGTGGGTGCTTCATGGACCATTGGCATCTTGGTGGAAGTAGCTCAAACCACGTGGATCTTCAGCCTTCCCTTCTGTGGCTCCAACCGCATCCACCACTTCTTCTGCGACATCCCACCAGTGATAAAGAGGGCATGCACAGACACATCCAAAAACCAAATTGTGGTCTTGGCTCTGTCCGTGCTGTTTATCATGAGCCCTTTCCTGCTGATAATCCTGTCCTACATCTGCATTATCTCCACCATACTCAAACTGCCGTCGGTAGAGGGAAGGcgtaaagccttctccacctgctcctcccacctcatggTGGTGACTTTGTTCTATGGAACAGCCCTTTTCACCTACCTGAGGCCCAAGTCTATCTCCACCCCGGAGGGTGATCAACTGATTTCCCTCATGTACACAGTTGTCACCCCAGTGTTGAACCCCATAATATACACTCTCAGGAACAAAGAGGTGAAGGGAGCCTTTAGAAAAACAATAGGGAAGAGCATCTCTTCACACAACCAGAGAAATTAA